A region from the Curtobacterium sp. MCBA15_012 genome encodes:
- a CDS encoding argininosuccinate synthase domain-containing protein: MADRIVVAASAGVDPTAAVAQFARHEVVALVVDVGGRGREVAAVRERARAAGAVDALVVDAKAEFAEQYVVPAVRANASCAQHALVPGLRRPLVASHLVSTARRLGASAVAHATSTPDDVALVATVGALDPDLRVESLDAAPVAPGEQDLWGRVVSARDLDDPWAGPAGGDWARTQDPEPGAEPDEVLVTFEHGVPVALDGQRFPVVRLLQELDALAGRHGIGRHDVVADLVDGRKVRRVTETPGATALVTAHADLERLTLERDLLRTKQVLDREWAACVGDGRWASGLRRAADAFVEHTQQHVSGDVRLRLHGGTAAVTGRRSDQSLYDYELAGPTDGGPPTLAEAWSRPGRTAARRDRAN, from the coding sequence GTGGCAGACCGCATCGTCGTGGCGGCGTCCGCCGGCGTCGACCCGACCGCCGCCGTGGCGCAGTTCGCCCGGCACGAGGTCGTCGCGCTCGTGGTCGACGTCGGTGGCCGCGGGCGCGAGGTCGCGGCTGTCCGCGAGCGGGCACGGGCTGCCGGCGCGGTCGACGCCCTCGTCGTCGACGCCAAGGCCGAGTTCGCCGAGCAGTACGTCGTCCCGGCGGTCCGCGCGAACGCCAGCTGCGCGCAGCACGCGCTCGTGCCCGGGCTGCGTCGGCCGCTCGTGGCGTCGCACCTCGTGTCCACGGCACGGCGGCTCGGTGCGTCGGCGGTCGCGCACGCGACCTCGACACCGGACGACGTGGCCCTGGTCGCGACGGTCGGTGCACTCGACCCGGACCTCCGCGTCGAGTCCCTCGACGCGGCCCCGGTGGCACCCGGCGAGCAGGACCTCTGGGGTCGCGTCGTGTCCGCGCGGGACCTCGACGACCCCTGGGCGGGACCGGCCGGCGGCGACTGGGCCCGCACCCAGGACCCGGAGCCCGGCGCGGAGCCGGACGAGGTCCTCGTCACCTTCGAGCACGGCGTCCCGGTCGCGCTCGACGGGCAGCGGTTCCCCGTGGTGCGCCTGCTGCAGGAGCTCGACGCCCTCGCCGGACGGCACGGCATCGGCCGGCACGACGTCGTGGCCGACCTCGTCGACGGCCGGAAGGTCCGCCGGGTCACCGAGACCCCGGGGGCGACCGCGCTCGTGACGGCCCACGCCGACCTCGAACGCCTGACCCTCGAGCGCGACCTGCTGCGGACCAAGCAGGTCCTGGACCGCGAGTGGGCCGCGTGCGTCGGTGACGGACGGTGGGCCTCGGGTCTGCGCCGCGCGGCCGACGCGTTCGTCGAGCACACCCAGCAGCACGTCTCCGGAGACGTCCGACTCCGCCTGCACGGCGGGACCGCGGCCGTCACCGGGCGCCGGTCCGACCAGAGCCTGTACGACTACGAGCTCGCGGGTCCGACCGACGGTGGCCCGCCCACGCTGGCTGAGGCCTGGTCCCGACCGGGCCGGACCGCCGCCCGCCGCGACCGCGCGAACTGA
- the argF gene encoding ornithine carbamoyltransferase: MTRHLLRDDDLTQAEQSAILDLAEQMKRDRWGEKPLAGPQSVAVIFDKSSTRTRVSFHVGISDLGGSPLVITTANSQLGGKETPSDTARVLERMVSAIVWRTYAQSGLEEMAADTRVPVVNALSDDFHPCQLLADLLTIREHRGELAGQTVAFVGDGASNMAQSYLLAGATAGMHVRVAAPAAFSPSPQVVADAERRAAETGGSVLVVTDPVAAVAGADVVVTDTWVSMGKEDEKQSRLETFAGYRVDDAMMAHAVDDAVFMHCLPADRGYEVTAEVIDGPRSIIWDEAENRLHAQKALLAWLLAASATGAPASVTSATATAPAV; this comes from the coding sequence ATGACCCGCCACCTCCTCCGCGACGACGACCTCACGCAGGCCGAGCAGTCCGCGATCCTCGACCTCGCCGAGCAGATGAAGCGCGACCGCTGGGGTGAGAAGCCCCTCGCCGGCCCGCAGTCCGTCGCCGTGATCTTCGACAAGTCGTCCACCCGCACCCGGGTGTCCTTCCACGTCGGCATCTCGGACCTCGGCGGTAGTCCGCTCGTCATCACGACGGCGAACAGCCAGCTCGGCGGCAAGGAGACCCCGTCCGACACGGCCCGGGTGCTCGAGCGCATGGTCTCCGCGATCGTGTGGCGCACGTACGCCCAGTCCGGCCTCGAGGAGATGGCCGCCGACACCCGCGTGCCCGTCGTCAACGCCCTGTCCGACGACTTCCACCCGTGCCAGCTCCTGGCCGACCTGCTGACGATCCGCGAGCACCGCGGCGAGCTGGCCGGGCAGACCGTGGCGTTCGTCGGTGACGGCGCGAGCAACATGGCGCAGTCGTACCTGCTCGCCGGGGCGACCGCGGGCATGCACGTCCGCGTGGCGGCCCCGGCGGCGTTCAGCCCGTCCCCCCAGGTGGTCGCGGACGCCGAACGTCGTGCCGCCGAGACGGGCGGTTCGGTGCTCGTCGTGACCGACCCGGTCGCCGCCGTGGCCGGCGCCGACGTGGTCGTCACCGACACGTGGGTGTCGATGGGCAAGGAGGACGAGAAGCAGTCGCGCCTCGAGACCTTCGCCGGGTACCGCGTCGACGACGCGATGATGGCGCACGCCGTCGACGACGCGGTCTTCATGCACTGCCTGCCGGCCGACCGCGGGTACGAGGTCACCGCCGAGGTCATCGACGGGCCCCGCAGCATCATCTGGGACGAGGCGGAGAACCGTCTGCACGCGCAGAAGGCACTGCTCGCCTGGCTGCTCGCAGCGAGCGCGACCGGCGCCCCGGCGAGCGTCACCAGCGCGACCGCGACCGCCCCCGCCGTCTGA
- a CDS encoding acetylornithine transaminase, translating to MSTETQTETWNDRFGASLMRSLTPPKIMLERGQGCRVWDVEGNEYLDFLAGIAVNSLGHAHPALVEAVADQAAKLVHVSNYFATPPQLELAERLKRITGAGEAGRVYFGNSGAEANEAAFKLARLNRGADGRKTRILALKQGFHGRTMGALALTGKPALQQDFLPMVPGVEHIDSTVEALEAAIDDTVAALIVEPIKGEAGVVDLPEGFLLAARRLTEEHGALFVLDEIQTGVGRTGNWFTFQGHGFTPDAVTIAKGIAGGFPIGALVTFGWASELFSAGQHGSTFGGNPLGTRVANAVLAEIERADLVAGAVTKGERIRAGIASLGSPLVEEVRGTGLLIGVGLSAPVGPAVNAAALERGLIINAPNESSLRIAPPLIVSDAEIDEFVTILGQSLAAVAAQEQTA from the coding sequence GTGAGCACCGAGACGCAGACCGAGACCTGGAACGACCGGTTCGGGGCGTCGCTCATGCGATCCCTGACCCCGCCGAAGATCATGCTCGAGCGTGGCCAGGGCTGCCGCGTCTGGGACGTCGAGGGCAACGAGTACCTCGACTTCCTCGCCGGGATCGCCGTGAACTCCCTCGGGCACGCCCACCCCGCACTCGTCGAGGCCGTCGCCGACCAGGCCGCGAAGCTCGTGCACGTCTCGAACTACTTCGCGACGCCCCCGCAGCTCGAACTCGCCGAGCGGCTGAAGCGCATCACCGGCGCGGGTGAGGCCGGCCGCGTGTACTTCGGCAACTCCGGCGCCGAGGCGAACGAGGCCGCGTTCAAGCTCGCGCGGCTCAACCGCGGGGCGGACGGCCGCAAGACCCGCATCCTCGCGCTGAAGCAGGGCTTCCACGGCCGCACGATGGGAGCGCTCGCCCTCACCGGCAAGCCCGCGCTGCAGCAGGACTTCCTGCCCATGGTCCCCGGGGTCGAGCACATCGACTCGACCGTCGAGGCGCTCGAGGCCGCGATCGACGACACCGTGGCCGCCCTCATCGTCGAACCGATCAAGGGCGAGGCCGGCGTCGTCGACCTGCCCGAGGGCTTCCTGCTCGCCGCGCGTCGGCTGACCGAGGAGCACGGCGCGCTGTTCGTCCTCGACGAGATCCAGACCGGCGTCGGACGTACGGGCAACTGGTTCACGTTCCAGGGCCACGGCTTCACGCCCGACGCGGTGACCATCGCCAAGGGCATCGCCGGCGGCTTCCCGATCGGCGCGCTCGTGACCTTCGGCTGGGCCTCGGAGCTGTTCTCGGCCGGCCAGCACGGGTCGACCTTCGGCGGCAACCCGCTCGGGACCCGCGTGGCGAACGCCGTCCTCGCCGAGATCGAGCGCGCCGACCTCGTGGCCGGCGCGGTCACGAAGGGCGAGCGGATCCGCGCGGGCATCGCGAGCCTCGGATCGCCCCTCGTCGAGGAGGTCCGCGGTACGGGCCTGCTCATCGGCGTCGGCCTCTCCGCTCCGGTCGGCCCCGCGGTGAACGCCGCGGCGCTCGAGCGGGGCCTCATCATCAACGCCCCCAACGAGTCGAGCCTGCGCATCGCGCCGCCGCTCATCGTGTCCGATGCCGAGATCGACGAGTTCGTGACGATCCTCGGCCAGAGCCTCGCGGCAGTCGCCGCCCAGGAGCAGACCGCATGA
- the argJ gene encoding bifunctional glutamate N-acetyltransferase/amino-acid acetyltransferase ArgJ: MTAAAGFRAAGATAGLKASGTPDVALVVNDGPQSAVAAVFTSNRAQAHPVIWSRQVVGDGVARAVFLNSGGANCFTGPFGFQTTHLTAEAVADALDVGAGDVVVCSTGLIGRGDQTFRDGVLRGVDLTAAALSTDGGPDAAAAIMTTDTRAKQSAVTEDGWTVGGMAKGAGMLAPGLATMLVVITTDAVQSADELDQALRAATRVTFDRVDSDGCMSTNDTVVLMSSGASGVTPEVGDFQEALTAVCADLARQLQQDAEGASHDITIEVTGAVSEDDAVTVGRSVARNNLFKAAVFGNDPNWGRVLAAIGTTDAAFDPYAVDVSMNGVRVCHAGAPDRPVDEVDLTPRDCHVLIELGVGPHAATILTNDLTHDYVHENSAYSS; the protein is encoded by the coding sequence GTGACCGCCGCCGCGGGCTTCCGGGCCGCGGGTGCGACCGCCGGCCTCAAGGCGAGCGGCACCCCCGACGTCGCCCTCGTGGTGAACGACGGACCGCAGTCGGCGGTGGCCGCCGTGTTCACGAGCAACCGCGCACAGGCACACCCGGTGATCTGGTCGCGCCAGGTCGTCGGCGACGGCGTCGCGCGCGCCGTGTTCCTCAACTCGGGCGGCGCGAACTGCTTCACCGGCCCCTTCGGCTTCCAGACCACGCACCTGACCGCCGAGGCCGTCGCCGACGCCCTCGACGTCGGTGCGGGCGACGTGGTCGTCTGCTCGACCGGGCTCATCGGTCGCGGTGACCAGACCTTCCGCGACGGCGTGCTGCGCGGCGTGGACCTGACCGCCGCAGCGCTCTCGACGGACGGCGGTCCCGACGCGGCCGCGGCGATCATGACGACGGACACGCGGGCCAAGCAGTCCGCGGTGACCGAGGACGGCTGGACCGTCGGCGGGATGGCGAAGGGCGCCGGCATGCTCGCGCCGGGGCTCGCCACCATGCTCGTCGTCATCACCACGGACGCGGTGCAGAGCGCCGACGAGCTCGACCAGGCGCTCCGCGCGGCGACCCGCGTGACCTTCGACCGCGTCGACTCGGACGGCTGCATGTCGACGAACGACACCGTCGTCCTGATGTCCTCCGGCGCCTCGGGCGTGACGCCCGAGGTCGGCGACTTCCAGGAAGCCCTGACCGCCGTCTGCGCCGACCTGGCGCGGCAGCTGCAGCAGGACGCCGAGGGTGCGAGCCACGACATCACGATCGAGGTCACGGGCGCCGTGTCCGAGGACGACGCCGTGACGGTCGGGCGCAGCGTCGCCCGGAACAACCTCTTCAAGGCCGCCGTGTTCGGCAACGACCCGAACTGGGGCCGCGTGCTCGCCGCGATCGGCACGACCGACGCCGCGTTCGACCCGTACGCGGTCGACGTCTCGATGAACGGCGTCCGGGTCTGCCACGCCGGCGCGCCGGACCGGCCCGTCGACGAGGTCGACCTGACGCCGCGGGACTGCCACGTGCTCATCGAGCTCGGCGTCGGCCCGCACGCCGCGACGATCCTGACGAACGACCTGACGCACGACTACGTCCACGAGAACAGCGCGTACTCCAGCTGA
- a CDS encoding N-acetyl-gamma-glutamyl-phosphate reductase — protein sequence MSVSVAVAGASGYAGGELLRVLSAHPEFEVRTVTAHSNAGQPLIATQPHLRSLAHLTLVETTAENLRGHDVVFLALPHGQSGAITAELDADTLVVDCGADHRLTDPAAWDAFYGGEYHGAWTYGLPELLHAAPAPGSAEAWHDVDDILVTGRQRTELAATKRIAVPGCNVTAVTLGIQPGVQAGLVETDDIVAVLSVGPSGAGKKLATTYLAAEIMGSASAYAVGGSHRHVPEIQQNLVAAGAGDVTISFTPVLVPMSRGILATTTAKLSPGVSARDVRVAWELAYADEPFVHLLPAGEFPRVADTIGANTALVGIAVDEAAGRVVAITALDNLAKGTAGAAVQSANIALGLPETTGLSVDGVAP from the coding sequence ATGTCCGTATCCGTCGCCGTGGCGGGAGCCTCCGGCTACGCGGGTGGTGAGCTCCTCCGTGTGCTCTCCGCCCACCCCGAGTTCGAGGTCAGGACGGTGACCGCGCACTCGAACGCCGGACAGCCCCTGATCGCGACGCAGCCGCACCTGCGGTCGCTCGCCCACCTGACGCTCGTCGAGACGACGGCCGAGAACCTCCGCGGCCACGACGTCGTGTTCCTGGCTCTGCCGCACGGGCAGTCCGGGGCGATCACCGCCGAGCTCGACGCCGACACGCTCGTCGTCGACTGCGGCGCCGACCACCGCCTGACCGACCCGGCGGCGTGGGACGCGTTCTACGGCGGCGAGTACCACGGGGCGTGGACGTACGGTCTGCCCGAACTGCTCCACGCGGCTCCGGCCCCGGGGTCTGCCGAGGCCTGGCACGACGTCGACGACATCCTGGTCACCGGGCGGCAGCGCACCGAGCTGGCCGCGACCAAGCGCATCGCCGTCCCGGGCTGCAACGTGACCGCGGTGACCCTCGGCATCCAACCGGGGGTCCAGGCAGGCCTCGTCGAGACCGACGACATCGTCGCGGTGCTCAGCGTCGGCCCGAGCGGCGCGGGCAAGAAGCTCGCCACCACCTACCTGGCCGCCGAGATCATGGGGTCGGCCAGCGCCTACGCGGTCGGCGGCTCCCACCGGCACGTCCCCGAGATCCAGCAGAACCTCGTCGCCGCCGGCGCCGGGGACGTCACGATCTCGTTCACCCCCGTGCTCGTGCCGATGTCCCGTGGCATCCTCGCGACCACCACCGCGAAGCTCTCACCCGGAGTCAGCGCCCGTGACGTCCGCGTCGCGTGGGAGCTCGCCTACGCCGACGAGCCGTTCGTGCACCTCCTGCCCGCGGGCGAGTTCCCCAGGGTGGCCGACACCATCGGCGCGAACACGGCGCTCGTGGGCATCGCGGTGGACGAGGCCGCCGGCCGCGTCGTCGCGATCACCGCGCTCGACAACCTGGCCAAGGGGACCGCCGGCGCCGCCGTGCAGTCGGCCAACATCGCCCTCGGTCTCCCCGAGACGACGGGCCTGAGCGTGGACGGAGTCGCACCGTGA
- the pheT gene encoding phenylalanine--tRNA ligase subunit beta, with protein MRIPISWLGENVDLPDDVSLEHVHAALVSVGFEEEAVHTNDLTGPIVVGRVLEREPEPQKNGKTINWCQVDVGDGEPRGIVCGAHNFDVGDLVVVTLPGAVLPGPFPIAARKTYGHVSDGMIASARELGLGDEHDGILRFADLGMAPEVGTDAIALLGLDDAAVEINVTPDRGYAMSIRGVAREYAHATGASFHDPAERATRRSGDGFRVTVDDQAPIRGRVGAHTFVTRVVRGIDPNAKTPAWMVSRLALAGVRSISLPVDVTNYVMFELGQPLHGYDLAKVQGGLGVRRATAGEQLVTLDDVTRTLDAEDLVITDDQGPVGLAGVMGGARTEISGTTTDVLIEAAGFDQVSIARTARRHKLPSEASKRFERGVDPLVAEAAANRAVDLLVELAGGTPDTLGSTLVDTTPRAAVVMRTGRPGELIGVPYTEAEVVETLRALGATVAVDGDQLTVTPPTWRPDLVDDVSLVEEVARIDGYDRIPSVLPVAPPGRGLTAHQRARRRVAAALASAGLVEVVTAPFVSRATQDAYPGIDGDGGPSVRLANALDSEQDLLRRSAVPALVDAARRNVSRGLVDVALYETSRVFLPTPGQQLGTDAVPAGAARPDADTLAALDASLPPQPFHVAALLTGNRVVKQPGVPAEPYGIADALDVARTVAWAVGVELTVAQTAHPSLHPGRAASLLVGDTVVGVAGELLPTLTEAAVLPRVVAVVELDLDALVAAAPELASVGAIVSYPAATQDLSLVVDVDVPAGDVLETVRSGAGELLEYARLVDDYRGAGVDEGQKSLTFALRFRATDRTLTAAEASEARDGAVRRAGERFGATLRD; from the coding sequence ATGCGCATCCCGATCAGTTGGCTCGGCGAGAACGTCGACCTGCCCGACGACGTCTCCCTCGAGCACGTCCACGCGGCCCTCGTGTCCGTGGGCTTCGAGGAAGAAGCCGTCCACACGAACGACCTCACGGGGCCGATCGTGGTGGGCCGGGTGCTCGAGCGCGAGCCGGAGCCCCAGAAGAACGGCAAGACGATCAACTGGTGCCAGGTGGACGTCGGCGACGGCGAACCGCGCGGCATCGTCTGCGGCGCGCACAACTTCGACGTGGGCGACCTCGTCGTGGTGACGCTGCCCGGCGCCGTGCTGCCCGGGCCCTTCCCGATCGCGGCCCGCAAGACCTACGGGCACGTGTCCGACGGCATGATCGCCTCGGCCCGCGAGCTCGGGCTCGGCGACGAGCACGACGGCATCCTGCGCTTCGCCGATCTCGGCATGGCGCCCGAGGTGGGCACCGACGCGATCGCGCTGCTCGGCCTCGACGACGCCGCGGTCGAGATCAACGTCACGCCGGACCGCGGCTACGCGATGAGCATCCGCGGCGTCGCCCGCGAGTACGCCCACGCCACCGGTGCGTCCTTCCACGACCCCGCCGAGCGTGCGACGCGCCGTTCCGGCGACGGCTTCCGGGTGACCGTCGACGACCAGGCCCCGATCCGGGGTCGTGTCGGCGCGCACACCTTCGTGACCCGCGTCGTGCGCGGCATCGACCCGAACGCGAAGACACCGGCGTGGATGGTGTCGCGCCTGGCACTCGCCGGCGTACGGTCCATCTCGCTGCCGGTCGACGTCACGAACTACGTGATGTTCGAGCTCGGCCAGCCGCTGCACGGCTACGACCTCGCGAAGGTGCAGGGCGGCCTCGGCGTCCGCCGCGCCACCGCGGGGGAGCAGCTCGTCACCCTCGACGACGTCACGCGCACGCTCGACGCCGAGGACCTCGTCATCACCGACGACCAGGGTCCGGTCGGCCTCGCCGGCGTCATGGGTGGCGCCCGCACCGAGATCTCCGGCACGACGACCGACGTCCTGATCGAGGCCGCGGGCTTCGACCAGGTGTCGATCGCCCGCACCGCCCGGCGGCACAAGCTGCCGAGCGAGGCGTCGAAGCGCTTCGAGCGCGGCGTCGACCCGCTCGTGGCCGAGGCCGCGGCGAACCGTGCCGTCGACCTGCTCGTCGAGCTGGCCGGCGGGACGCCCGACACCCTCGGGTCGACGCTCGTCGACACCACGCCCCGCGCTGCCGTCGTGATGCGCACCGGGCGTCCGGGCGAGCTGATCGGCGTCCCGTACACCGAGGCCGAGGTCGTCGAGACCCTGCGCGCCCTCGGTGCCACGGTCGCGGTCGACGGCGACCAGCTGACGGTCACGCCGCCGACCTGGCGTCCCGACCTCGTCGACGACGTCTCCCTGGTCGAGGAGGTCGCCCGCATCGACGGGTACGACCGCATCCCGAGCGTGCTGCCCGTGGCCCCGCCCGGCCGCGGTCTGACCGCACACCAGCGTGCCCGTCGTCGGGTCGCCGCGGCCCTCGCGTCCGCCGGCCTCGTCGAGGTCGTCACCGCACCGTTCGTGTCGCGGGCGACCCAGGACGCGTACCCGGGCATCGACGGCGACGGCGGCCCGAGCGTGCGGCTCGCGAACGCCCTCGACAGCGAGCAGGACCTGCTCCGCCGGAGCGCCGTCCCCGCGCTCGTCGACGCCGCGCGTCGAAACGTCTCGCGCGGACTCGTGGACGTCGCCCTGTACGAGACCTCCCGCGTCTTCCTGCCCACCCCGGGCCAACAGCTCGGCACGGACGCCGTCCCGGCCGGGGCTGCTCGGCCCGACGCCGACACCCTCGCGGCGCTCGACGCCTCGCTGCCGCCGCAGCCGTTCCACGTCGCCGCCCTGCTCACGGGCAACCGCGTCGTGAAGCAGCCCGGGGTCCCGGCCGAGCCGTACGGCATCGCGGACGCCCTCGACGTCGCCCGCACGGTCGCGTGGGCGGTCGGGGTCGAGCTCACGGTCGCGCAGACCGCGCACCCGTCGCTCCACCCGGGCCGCGCCGCGTCCCTGCTCGTCGGGGACACGGTCGTCGGTGTCGCGGGTGAACTCCTGCCCACGCTGACCGAGGCCGCGGTCCTGCCGCGCGTCGTCGCGGTCGTCGAACTCGACCTCGACGCACTCGTCGCGGCGGCTCCGGAGCTCGCCTCGGTGGGGGCCATCGTGTCCTACCCGGCGGCGACGCAGGACCTGTCGCTCGTGGTCGACGTCGACGTCCCGGCCGGTGACGTCCTCGAGACGGTGCGCTCTGGCGCCGGAGAGCTGCTGGAGTATGCTCGGCTCGTGGACGACTACCGGGGCGCGGGCGTGGACGAGGGACAGAAGTCCCTGACGTTCGCCCTGCGCTTCCGTGCCACGGACCGCACGCTGACCGCTGCCGAGGCCTCCGAGGCCCGTGACGGCGCCGTCCGACGTGCCGGCGAGCGATTCGGGGCGACCCTGCGCGACTGA
- the pheS gene encoding phenylalanine--tRNA ligase subunit alpha, whose amino-acid sequence MSEPLEISEAAVAAAVDDALAAVRAATSVAELKQARAEHTGEQSVLARMNAAMRSVPKEQKAAAGKLVGQARGQVNQAVAAQESVLAQAEEHARLEAERVDVTALPSRRAHGSRHPLSLLNETVADIFVGMGWEVAEGPELEHEWFNFDALNFDQDHPARAMADTVFVEPVDRHLVMRTHTSPVQIRSLLSRELPLYVIAPGRVYRADELDATHLPVFTQVEGIAIDKGLTMAHLRGTLEHFARQVFGAEAQIRLRPNYFPFTEPSAEMDVWQPNAKGGARWVEWGGCGMVNPNVLRAAGIDPDEYQGFAFGMGIERTLQFRNGLNDMRDFLEGDIRFSQQFGTVV is encoded by the coding sequence GTGTCAGAACCTCTCGAGATCAGCGAAGCGGCCGTCGCCGCCGCCGTGGACGACGCCCTCGCGGCCGTCCGCGCCGCGACGTCCGTGGCCGAGCTGAAGCAGGCCCGGGCCGAGCACACGGGCGAGCAGTCCGTGCTCGCGCGCATGAACGCCGCGATGCGCAGCGTGCCTAAGGAGCAGAAGGCCGCGGCCGGCAAGCTCGTCGGCCAGGCGCGCGGCCAGGTGAACCAGGCGGTCGCCGCGCAGGAGTCCGTCCTGGCGCAGGCCGAGGAACACGCCCGGCTCGAGGCCGAGCGCGTCGACGTCACGGCGCTGCCGAGCCGTCGGGCGCACGGCTCGCGCCACCCGCTCTCGCTGCTCAACGAGACCGTGGCCGACATCTTCGTCGGCATGGGGTGGGAGGTCGCCGAGGGCCCCGAACTCGAGCACGAGTGGTTCAACTTCGACGCGCTGAACTTCGACCAGGACCACCCGGCCCGCGCGATGGCCGACACGGTCTTCGTCGAGCCGGTCGACCGGCACCTGGTGATGCGCACGCACACCTCGCCGGTGCAGATCCGGTCGCTCCTGTCCCGCGAGCTCCCGCTGTACGTCATCGCCCCGGGGCGGGTGTACCGCGCCGACGAGCTCGACGCCACGCACCTGCCGGTCTTCACCCAGGTCGAGGGCATCGCGATCGACAAGGGCCTGACCATGGCGCACCTGCGCGGCACGCTCGAGCACTTCGCCCGCCAGGTCTTCGGGGCCGAGGCGCAGATCCGCCTCCGCCCGAACTACTTCCCCTTCACCGAGCCGAGCGCCGAGATGGACGTCTGGCAGCCGAACGCCAAGGGTGGCGCACGGTGGGTCGAGTGGGGTGGCTGCGGCATGGTGAACCCCAACGTCCTGCGCGCCGCCGGGATCGACCCGGACGAGTACCAGGGCTTCGCGTTCGGGATGGGCATCGAGCGGACGCTGCAGTTCCGCAACGGGCTCAACGACATGCGTGACTTCCTCGAGGGCGACATCCGCTTCTCCCAGCAGTTCGGAACGGTGGTCTGA
- a CDS encoding RNA methyltransferase, producing the protein MSDLLENPKAGRVKAVAALAKKDVRADTGLFLLEGPQAVREAIASRPELLRELYVTPTAAARYALDDAPVDTWFVTEQVLDAMADTVTPQGVVAVCQQFPTSVKDVFPDRAGAAAGDAGADQEARGASAASGALPGLVAILEEVRDPGNAGTIIRAADSAGADAVVLTGRSVDPYNPKVVRSTTGSLFHVPVSVGVTLADAVSRAKGLGYTVLAADVSGDDLPDVRADGMLDGPTAWVFGNEARGLTDEDLALVDRAVKVPIYGRAESMNLATAASVCLYESAFAQRAASSSTGD; encoded by the coding sequence GTGAGCGATCTCCTCGAGAACCCCAAGGCCGGCCGCGTCAAGGCCGTGGCAGCACTGGCGAAGAAGGACGTCCGGGCCGACACCGGGCTGTTCCTGCTCGAGGGCCCGCAGGCCGTCCGCGAGGCGATCGCGTCCCGCCCGGAGCTGCTCCGCGAGCTGTACGTGACGCCGACGGCGGCGGCACGGTACGCCCTCGACGACGCGCCGGTGGACACCTGGTTCGTGACCGAGCAGGTCCTCGACGCGATGGCCGACACGGTCACGCCGCAGGGGGTCGTCGCGGTCTGCCAGCAGTTCCCGACGTCGGTGAAGGACGTCTTCCCGGACCGCGCGGGCGCCGCGGCCGGCGACGCCGGTGCCGACCAGGAGGCCCGTGGCGCGTCCGCCGCGTCGGGCGCCCTGCCCGGTCTGGTCGCCATCCTCGAGGAGGTGCGGGACCCGGGGAACGCGGGCACCATCATCCGCGCCGCCGACTCCGCCGGTGCCGACGCGGTCGTGCTCACGGGCCGCAGCGTCGACCCGTACAACCCGAAGGTCGTGCGCTCGACGACGGGCTCGCTGTTCCACGTGCCGGTGTCGGTCGGCGTGACGCTCGCCGACGCGGTCTCCCGTGCGAAGGGGCTCGGCTACACCGTGCTCGCGGCCGACGTCTCGGGCGACGACCTGCCCGACGTGCGCGCCGACGGCATGCTCGACGGCCCGACCGCGTGGGTCTTCGGCAACGAGGCCCGCGGGCTCACCGACGAGGACCTGGCGCTCGTGGACCGCGCGGTGAAGGTGCCGATCTACGGTCGCGCCGAGTCGATGAACCTCGCCACGGCCGCCTCGGTCTGCCTGTACGAGAGCGCGTTCGCGCAGCGGGCGGCTTCCTCCTCCACAGGGGACTGA
- the rplT gene encoding 50S ribosomal protein L20, translated as MARVKRAVNAAKKRRVILERAEGYRGQRSRLYRKAKEQVTHSLVYAYRDRHAKKGEFRRLWIQRINAASRANGLTYNRLIQGLGLAGVEVDRRILADLAVNNPETFAALVETAKNALPADTSAPKAA; from the coding sequence ATGGCACGAGTAAAGAGAGCGGTCAACGCCGCCAAGAAGCGCCGCGTCATCCTCGAGCGCGCCGAGGGCTACCGCGGCCAGCGTTCGCGTCTGTACCGCAAGGCCAAGGAGCAGGTCACCCACTCCCTCGTCTACGCGTACCGCGACCGTCACGCCAAGAAGGGCGAGTTCCGTCGCCTCTGGATCCAGCGCATCAACGCTGCGTCCCGTGCGAACGGCCTGACCTACAACCGCCTCATCCAGGGCCTCGGCCTGGCCGGCGTCGAGGTCGACCGTCGCATCCTCGCGGACCTCGCGGTGAACAACCCCGAGACCTTCGCGGCGCTCGTCGAGACCGCCAAGAACGCCCTGCCGGCCGACACCTCGGCCCCCAAGGCTGCGTAG
- the rpmI gene encoding 50S ribosomal protein L35 gives MPKQKTHSGSKKRFKVTGSGKIMKQQAGMRHNLEVKSAKRKARLNEDQVLSKADAKNVKKLLGH, from the coding sequence ATGCCCAAGCAGAAGACCCACTCCGGGTCGAAGAAGCGCTTCAAGGTCACCGGCAGCGGCAAGATCATGAAGCAGCAGGCCGGTATGCGTCACAACCTCGAGGTCAAGTCTGCCAAGCGCAAGGCACGCCTCAACGAGGACCAGGTCCTGTCGAAGGCCGACGCCAAGAACGTCAAGAAGCTCCTCGGCCACTGA